A genomic stretch from Patescibacteria group bacterium includes:
- a CDS encoding ABC transporter ATP-binding protein, with protein MENNIITQQTAGAEPDKKNQPIITIEDLNVIYFMGKANEFYALKNISLEIYSGEFIIFFGPSGCGKSTLLYSIAGLETNILGNILVNGQNIAKMEHWEIEEYHRKKIGMIFQAYYLIGSLNVLNNVILPRIFVGVAHKDRKKKAMELLEHFGVKEQANKLPTELSGGQQQRVAICRSLMNEPDILLADEPLGNLDSNSANEVMMLLSDLNERLKKTIILVTHNPDYLRFAHRVFYLKDGMIIDRKTNKVIDRTIKKLVEIEEAAQPEISRSLSLLLRAYSSLSSAQAGNLLIPFKAKQIVLESMLGSSSDELEKISKKVEGLIMRGVNDNDEVLNFLDADTEKGGLGLDKRTAAKLTDGIKEIIKEIKFLQDEEAKNKKHNLVDSSAEIVRIRQYLMNIFKIDITSLEVLRNFDKAIGDRLNDSIDQIGFQKQLDAPIDKGGAGFDRRISKKMSKRMELLILGKFK; from the coding sequence ATGGAAAATAATATTATAACCCAACAAACCGCCGGAGCCGAGCCGGATAAAAAAAACCAGCCCATAATCACCATTGAAGATTTAAACGTAATTTATTTTATGGGCAAGGCTAATGAATTCTACGCTTTAAAAAATATCAGCCTGGAAATTTATTCCGGAGAATTTATTATTTTTTTCGGACCGTCGGGCTGCGGCAAATCAACCTTGCTTTATTCAATCGCCGGATTGGAAACTAACATCCTGGGAAATATTTTAGTCAACGGGCAAAACATCGCCAAAATGGAGCATTGGGAAATTGAAGAATACCATCGTAAAAAAATCGGCATGATTTTTCAGGCTTACTATTTAATCGGCTCGCTTAATGTTTTAAATAATGTTATTCTGCCCCGAATATTTGTCGGCGTTGCGCATAAAGACCGAAAGAAAAAAGCCATGGAATTGCTCGAACATTTTGGCGTTAAAGAGCAAGCCAATAAGCTGCCCACGGAATTATCCGGCGGCCAGCAGCAAAGAGTGGCCATCTGCCGCTCTTTAATGAACGAACCTGATATTTTATTGGCCGACGAACCGCTCGGCAACCTTGATTCAAATTCCGCCAACGAAGTTATGATGTTGCTGTCAGACTTAAATGAACGCTTAAAAAAAACCATAATTTTAGTTACCCATAACCCGGACTATCTGCGTTTCGCCCATCGCGTTTTTTATTTGAAAGATGGCATGATTATAGATAGGAAAACCAATAAAGTCATTGACCGGACGATTAAAAAACTGGTTGAAATTGAAGAAGCCGCGCAACCGGAGATTTCCAGAAGCTTGTCGCTATTACTTAGGGCTTATTCCAGCCTGTCTTCGGCCCAAGCCGGCAATTTGCTTATACCTTTTAAAGCCAAACAGATAGTTTTGGAATCAATGCTCGGTTCATCATCAGACGAATTGGAAAAAATATCCAAAAAAGTGGAAGGCTTGATTATGCGCGGCGTTAATGATAATGATGAAGTGCTTAATTTTCTTGATGCTGATACGGAAAAAGGCGGTCTAGGCCTTGATAAAAGAACCGCGGCCAAGCTTACTGACGGCATAAAAGAAATTATTAAAGAAATTAAATTTCTGCAGGACGAGGAAGCGAAAAATAAAAAACATAATCTCGTTGATTCCAGCGCCGAAATCGTGCGAATTAGGCAGTATCTTATGAATATTTTTAAAATTGACATAACCTCGCTTGAAGTTTTAAGGAATTTTGATAAGGCTATTGGAGACCGGCTAAACGATAGCATTGATCAAATCGGTTTCCAAAAACAGCTTGATGCTCCGATTGATAAAGGCGGCGCCGGCTTTGACCGCAGAATTTCCAAAAAAATGTCTAAAAGAATGGAATTATTAATTTTAGGCAAATTTAAATAA
- a CDS encoding ABC transporter permease produces the protein MRLPDLILLSTRAFTARPMRTFLTILGVSVGIGTVLFLVSLGYGLQNMVLNKITTADALLSIDVSAGSDYDSASLNQTSIKKISEIKEVAEISPLISSTAQMSLGDLTGDTLVNAVEPSFFRLGGISASSGKLFNDNDKYSAVISTAGARLFNLAPEEAIGKQITLTLFISNGFKDGIEETKTIARADKYTIAGVVANENSSYIYIPAASLADLDIDNYSQLKVKVSQESYLSPVRNKIINLGFLVSSLSDTIEQAKNIFRVIQIILALFGLVALVVSAIGMFNTMTVTLLERINEIGILRSIGASANDILFLFLIESVLMGFLGGLGGIIVGYSSGKIANFSLNILAKTFGGQPLNLFYCPTWFIGFIIIFSTVIGLLTGVYPSRRAAKLNPLEALRYK, from the coding sequence ATGAGGCTGCCCGATCTGATTCTATTATCAACCAGAGCCTTTACTGCCCGCCCCATGCGGACATTTTTAACAATTCTCGGCGTTAGCGTCGGTATTGGCACGGTTTTATTTTTAGTGTCTTTGGGCTACGGTTTGCAAAATATGGTCTTAAATAAAATAACTACGGCCGACGCTCTCTTAAGCATAGATGTTAGCGCCGGCAGCGATTATGATTCCGCGTCTTTAAACCAAACCAGCATTAAAAAAATTTCCGAGATTAAGGAAGTGGCCGAAATAAGCCCGCTGATAAGCTCAACCGCCCAGATGAGTTTAGGCGATCTGACCGGAGATACTTTAGTTAACGCCGTTGAACCTTCATTTTTTCGGCTCGGAGGCATTAGCGCGTCCTCCGGTAAATTGTTCAATGATAATGATAAATACAGCGCGGTAATATCCACGGCCGGGGCCAGACTTTTTAACTTAGCCCCGGAGGAAGCAATCGGTAAGCAGATAACGCTTACTTTATTTATTTCTAACGGCTTTAAAGACGGAATTGAAGAAACAAAAACCATCGCCCGGGCCGATAAATACACTATCGCTGGCGTAGTGGCAAATGAAAATTCCAGCTATATTTATATTCCCGCCGCTAGCCTGGCTGATTTAGATATTGATAATTATTCCCAGCTTAAAGTAAAGGTCAGCCAGGAATCATATTTATCACCGGTAAGAAACAAAATAATTAATTTGGGCTTTTTAGTCTCGTCTTTATCAGACACAATTGAACAGGCTAAAAATATTTTCCGCGTCATCCAAATAATTTTAGCTTTATTCGGCTTAGTGGCCTTAGTTGTTTCCGCTATCGGCATGTTTAATACTATGACTGTGACCTTGCTTGAAAGGATAAACGAAATAGGCATCTTGCGTTCAATCGGCGCTTCGGCTAACGATATCCTGTTTTTATTTTTAATTGAATCGGTCTTGATGGGATTTTTAGGCGGCCTGGGCGGAATTATTGTCGGCTATTCTAGCGGTAAAATCGCTAATTTCAGCCTTAATATTCTAGCTAAAACCTTTGGCGGCCAGCCGCTTAATTTATTTTACTGCCCGACTTGGTTTATCGGTTTTATTATTATTTTCTCCACTGTAATCGGCCTGCTAACCGGCGTTTATCCTTCACGCCGCGCCGCGAAATTAAATCCTTTGGAAGCGCTCCGCTATAAATAA
- a CDS encoding AI-2E family transporter, which yields MELNKQPISINITSGTIIKTIAIFVLLYFLYLISDILVIFFVSLVFSSALDPWVDKLKKKKIPRSVSVLLLYFIFFSVLGTALYLIIPPIISEINGLANNFPDYIESLSSKFSLLKDYSLKYGLLDSTKSSFDIITGYLQNTASGVVLTLFNIFGGIFSFVLILVLTFYMVVEESAMKKLVWSVAPEKHQTYIMHLINRIQIKMGHWLRGQLIVSLSLAAMSYIGLEILGINYALVLALLVGFFSFIPYVGAILGALPAVFIAYTQSPLLAALAIVLFYIVHLIEGNFLQPKIMQKVVGINPIVSILAILAGFKLAGLIGAVLSIPVTTALSVFIKDIFDSKEERREVMEEI from the coding sequence ATGGAATTAAACAAACAGCCAATCAGCATAAATATAACCAGCGGAACAATAATTAAAACTATCGCTATTTTTGTTTTGCTGTACTTTTTATATTTAATCAGCGATATTTTAGTAATCTTTTTTGTTTCTTTGGTATTTTCCAGCGCCCTTGACCCTTGGGTTGATAAGCTTAAGAAAAAGAAAATTCCCCGTTCAGTCAGCGTTCTGCTTTTATATTTTATATTTTTTTCCGTTTTAGGCACGGCTTTATATTTAATCATTCCGCCGATTATCAGCGAAATTAACGGCCTGGCGAATAATTTTCCCGATTATATTGAATCTCTATCTTCAAAGTTCAGTTTATTAAAAGATTATTCTCTAAAATATGGCTTGTTGGATAGCACCAAGAGTTCTTTTGATATTATTACCGGCTATTTGCAAAACACGGCTTCCGGAGTGGTTTTAACTTTGTTTAATATTTTTGGCGGAATTTTTTCTTTTGTTTTGATTTTGGTCCTAACTTTTTATATGGTGGTTGAGGAAAGCGCCATGAAAAAATTAGTTTGGTCCGTCGCTCCGGAAAAACATCAAACTTATATCATGCATTTAATTAATCGCATACAGATAAAAATGGGTCATTGGCTAAGAGGCCAATTAATCGTCTCTTTGTCTTTGGCGGCTATGTCTTATATCGGCCTGGAAATATTAGGCATTAATTACGCTTTAGTTTTAGCGCTGTTAGTCGGATTTTTTTCTTTCATACCTTACGTCGGAGCGATTTTAGGAGCTTTGCCGGCCGTATTTATCGCTTATACCCAGTCGCCCTTGCTCGCGGCTTTAGCCATCGTGTTATTTTATATCGTCCACTTGATTGAAGGTAATTTTCTCCAGCCGAAAATTATGCAAAAAGTTGTCGGCATAAATCCGATTGTCAGTATTTTAGCCATTTTGGCCGGGTTTAAATTAGCCGGCCTGATCGGCGCCGTGCTTTCCATACCCGTAACTACGGCCTTGTCGGTTTTTATTAAAGATATTTTTGACAGTAAAGAAGAGAGAAGGGAAGTGATGGAAGAGATTTAA
- the groL gene encoding chaperonin GroEL (60 kDa chaperone family; promotes refolding of misfolded polypeptides especially under stressful conditions; forms two stacked rings of heptamers to form a barrel-shaped 14mer; ends can be capped by GroES; misfolded proteins enter the barrel where they are refolded when GroES binds) has product MAKQIIYDEKARGALKRGVDQLANAVKVTLGPKGRNVVIEKSYGSPTITKDGVTVAKEIELEDKFENIGAALVKEVASKTNDVAGDGTTTATILAQAMITEGLKMVSSGISPIELRIGIEDKVAEVVANLKKMSKTIKTKEEIAQVASISANDSEIGNIIAEAMEAVGKDGVITVEEGQSFGVVKEVVEGMQFDKGYVSPYMITNTESMKAEFNEPHILITDKKIASIQEILPLLEKMAQAGKKDLVIIADEIEGEALATFVVNKLRGTFNVLGIKAPGFGDRRKALLEDIAILTGGKFITEEVGLKLEKAEIADLGSARKVVASKEDTVIVLGKGSAEAIKNRVAQIRKELEVTDSDYDKEKLQERLAKLSGGVAVIKVGAATETEMKEKKDRIEDALNATRAAIAEGVVAGGGLALAQAGNAFNELTDKKEDTPGARLVDTAILEPIKQIAANAGKDGSLVLYNIIKEYKAGNKNLGYNAMADKFEDMFAAGIVDPTKVVRSALEHAASAAVMFLTTEAVIAEKPESKECGHTGGGMPGGMDPSMMGM; this is encoded by the coding sequence ATGGCAAAACAAATTATTTACGATGAAAAAGCCAGAGGCGCTTTAAAAAGGGGCGTTGACCAATTAGCCAACGCGGTTAAAGTTACGCTCGGGCCGAAAGGGCGAAACGTCGTCATAGAAAAAAGCTATGGCTCTCCGACCATTACTAAAGACGGCGTGACCGTGGCCAAAGAGATTGAACTTGAAGACAAGTTTGAAAATATCGGCGCCGCGCTGGTAAAAGAAGTTGCCTCTAAAACCAACGATGTGGCCGGCGACGGCACGACTACGGCGACGATTTTAGCCCAAGCCATGATTACTGAAGGTTTAAAAATGGTGTCTAGCGGCATCAGCCCAATTGAACTTAGAATTGGCATTGAAGATAAGGTAGCCGAAGTTGTAGCCAATTTAAAGAAAATGAGCAAAACCATTAAGACTAAAGAAGAAATCGCTCAAGTAGCTTCAATTTCAGCTAATGATTCCGAGATCGGCAATATTATCGCCGAAGCCATGGAAGCGGTAGGCAAAGACGGCGTGATTACGGTTGAAGAAGGCCAGTCTTTCGGCGTAGTTAAGGAAGTGGTTGAAGGCATGCAGTTTGACAAGGGCTATGTTTCGCCTTACATGATTACCAATACCGAATCAATGAAAGCCGAATTTAATGAGCCGCATATTTTAATTACTGATAAAAAAATCGCTTCCATCCAGGAAATTTTACCGCTCTTAGAAAAAATGGCGCAAGCCGGCAAAAAAGATTTGGTGATTATCGCCGATGAAATTGAGGGCGAGGCTTTGGCCACTTTCGTGGTTAATAAATTGCGCGGCACCTTTAACGTTTTAGGCATTAAAGCGCCGGGTTTCGGCGATCGCCGCAAAGCCCTGCTAGAAGATATCGCCATTTTAACCGGCGGTAAGTTTATTACCGAAGAAGTTGGTTTGAAATTAGAAAAAGCGGAAATCGCTGATTTAGGCAGCGCGCGAAAAGTCGTGGCCTCTAAAGAAGACACGGTTATAGTTCTAGGCAAAGGCTCGGCCGAGGCGATTAAAAATCGCGTAGCGCAAATCAGAAAAGAGTTAGAAGTGACTGATTCGGATTATGATAAAGAAAAATTGCAAGAACGGCTGGCTAAACTTTCCGGCGGCGTAGCGGTTATAAAAGTTGGCGCGGCCACGGAAACCGAAATGAAAGAAAAGAAAGACCGGATTGAAGACGCTTTAAACGCGACTCGCGCGGCTATAGCCGAAGGCGTAGTGGCCGGAGGCGGTTTAGCTTTAGCGCAAGCCGGCAATGCTTTTAACGAGTTAACCGATAAAAAAGAAGATACGCCCGGCGCGCGCTTAGTGGACACGGCAATTCTAGAACCGATTAAGCAAATCGCGGCTAACGCGGGCAAAGACGGCTCGCTAGTCTTATATAATATTATTAAAGAATATAAAGCCGGCAACAAGAATTTAGGCTATAATGCTATGGCGGATAAATTTGAAGATATGTTCGCGGCCGGCATTGTTGACCCGACTAAAGTCGTGCGCTCGGCTTTAGAGCACGCGGCTAGCGCGGCGGTTATGTTTTTAACCACCGAAGCGGTTATCGCCGAAAAACCGGAAAGCAAAGAATGCGGCCATACCGGCGGCGGCATGCCCGGCGGCATGGATCCGTCAATGATGGGGATGTAG
- a CDS encoding co-chaperone GroES produces MKLKPLHDHIVVKPISENEITKSGIVLPDTIDKEKPEKGEVVAVGDGKLLDNGQRAPMSVKVGDKVMFKKYSPDEIKVDGVEYLIISEGDILGILE; encoded by the coding sequence ATGAAGCTAAAACCTTTGCATGACCATATTGTGGTCAAGCCGATCAGTGAAAACGAAATTACCAAGTCCGGCATTGTCTTGCCCGACACCATAGATAAAGAAAAGCCGGAAAAAGGCGAAGTCGTGGCCGTGGGCGATGGCAAGTTATTGGATAACGGCCAAAGAGCGCCGATGAGCGTTAAGGTCGGGGATAAAGTTATGTTTAAAAAATATTCTCCGGATGAAATAAAAGTTGACGGCGTGGAATATCTAATCATCAGTGAGGGGGATATATTGGGAATACTAGAATAA
- a CDS encoding F0F1 ATP synthase subunit epsilon codes for MDNKFIKFEIVTPERVVLREEITQITVPTKVGEITVLPNHIPLVSSLQPGVVHVKKKNGEEEIMSISGGFLEVLKDKVVILADTAERAEEIDLGRVEEARKRAVELKEKARRGENVDFVEVNAAIERELARTKAIKRWRKIKNIE; via the coding sequence ATGGACAATAAATTCATAAAATTTGAAATCGTCACTCCGGAGCGCGTGGTTTTGCGCGAAGAAATAACGCAAATTACCGTACCGACCAAAGTCGGGGAGATTACGGTTTTGCCTAACCATATTCCGCTGGTATCAAGCCTTCAGCCGGGAGTGGTTCATGTTAAAAAGAAAAATGGCGAAGAAGAAATTATGTCGATTTCCGGAGGGTTTTTAGAAGTTTTAAAAGACAAGGTGGTGATTTTAGCCGATACGGCCGAGCGCGCCGAAGAGATTGATCTGGGTCGGGTTGAAGAAGCTCGCAAAAGGGCCGTCGAGCTTAAAGAAAAAGCGCGCCGCGGCGAAAACGTTGATTTCGTTGAAGTCAACGCCGCCATAGAGCGAGAATTAGCCAGAACCAAGGCGATTAAAAGATGGCGGAAAATTAAAAATATTGAATAA
- the atpD gene encoding F0F1 ATP synthase subunit beta, producing MSEKIIKQGTVKQVIGAVVDVQFSGGLPEIYTALEINNHGQKLVLETQQHLGGNTVRAIAMGTTDGLKRGDLVVNTGDNISVPVGEETLGRIFNVLGQTVDGGENVKTAKRYPIHRGAPEFVSQSTKTEILETGIKVIDLICPILKGGKVGLFGGAGVGKTVVIQELINNIAKAHGGVSVFAGVGERTREGNDLYKEMKDAKVLDKLAMVFGQMNEPPGARARVALSGLAIAEYFRDEKNKDVLFFIDNIFRFTQAGSEVSALLGRMPSAVGYQPTLATEMGELQERITSTDKGSITSIQAVYVPADDLTDPAPATTFGHLDSTVVLSRGLSELGIYPAVDPLDSSSVILDPKIVGQGHYDIARGVQKVLQRYKDLQDIIAILGMEELSAEDKITVARARKIQRFLSQPFAVAETFTGHPGKYVKLAETIRGFKEILAGEHDSKSEGDFYMKGGIEEVGK from the coding sequence ATGAGTGAAAAAATAATTAAGCAAGGAACGGTCAAGCAAGTCATCGGCGCGGTCGTGGACGTGCAGTTTTCAGGCGGCCTGCCGGAAATTTATACGGCTTTGGAAATCAATAACCATGGCCAAAAATTAGTTTTAGAAACCCAGCAGCACTTAGGCGGCAATACGGTCAGGGCTATCGCCATGGGCACAACCGACGGGCTAAAACGCGGCGATTTAGTCGTGAATACCGGAGATAATATTTCCGTACCGGTCGGCGAGGAAACTTTGGGCCGGATTTTTAATGTTTTAGGCCAGACGGTTGACGGCGGCGAAAACGTGAAAACCGCCAAAAGATATCCGATCCACCGCGGCGCGCCGGAATTCGTGTCGCAATCTACTAAAACCGAAATTTTAGAAACCGGCATTAAAGTCATTGATTTAATCTGCCCGATTTTAAAAGGCGGCAAGGTCGGCTTGTTCGGCGGCGCCGGAGTCGGCAAAACCGTGGTAATCCAAGAGCTTATAAATAATATCGCTAAAGCGCATGGCGGAGTTTCGGTTTTCGCCGGCGTTGGCGAAAGGACGCGCGAAGGCAATGATCTTTACAAGGAAATGAAAGACGCTAAAGTATTGGACAAATTAGCCATGGTTTTCGGGCAGATGAATGAACCGCCGGGAGCCCGCGCCCGCGTAGCTTTATCCGGTTTAGCTATCGCCGAATATTTCCGCGATGAAAAAAATAAAGATGTTTTATTTTTTATTGATAATATTTTTAGATTTACCCAGGCCGGCTCGGAAGTTTCAGCTTTGCTCGGTCGCATGCCGAGCGCCGTGGGCTATCAGCCGACTCTAGCCACCGAAATGGGCGAGCTACAGGAGCGCATAACTTCAACCGATAAAGGTTCAATCACTTCCATCCAGGCCGTCTACGTGCCGGCTGATGATTTAACCGATCCGGCGCCGGCCACGACTTTCGGCCACCTTGATTCCACGGTCGTTTTATCCCGCGGCTTATCCGAATTAGGCATTTATCCGGCCGTGGATCCTTTAGATTCTTCATCGGTTATTCTAGATCCGAAGATTGTCGGCCAAGGCCATTATGATATTGCCCGAGGCGTGCAGAAAGTATTGCAAAGATACAAAGATCTGCAGGATATTATCGCTATTTTAGGCATGGAAGAATTATCGGCTGAAGATAAAATTACCGTGGCGCGCGCCAGAAAAATACAAAGATTTTTATCCCAGCCGTTCGCCGTGGCGGAAACTTTTACCGGGCATCCGGGGAAATATGTTAAGCTGGCCGAGACTATCCGCGGTTTTAAAGAGATTCTCGCCGGCGAACATGACTCTAAGAGCGAAGGCGATTTTTATATGAAAGGCGGGATTGAAGAAGTGGGGAAATAG
- the atpG gene encoding ATP synthase F1 subunit gamma, whose translation MPSGRDIKNRIKSIGNTKKITKAMEMVAASKMRKAIEAVLRTRTYANLSWLTVLNLSRSANSNNQPLHQLLTPRKEIKKVGIILITSNRGLCGGFNAAIINKVHESIKKYQTMGEQTIIEAEFILVGKKGAAISRHGQTITADFPKLDLASEVNEIVPVANLVIGEYLSGQYDKVMVAYTDFVSSSKQIPRVKQILPIEIDKIDDALGIVGEDTRLGLDKEFVEQKEKKYLQSGQFNYEYVFEPSPEEVLDQMLPRLIEIQLYQALLESNASEHSARMAAMHQATDAAGDMVNELTLSYNKARQASITAEIAEISAGANALAE comes from the coding sequence ATGCCATCAGGCCGAGATATAAAAAACAGAATAAAATCCATCGGCAATACCAAAAAAATCACCAAGGCCATGGAAATGGTGGCGGCGTCAAAAATGCGCAAAGCCATTGAAGCCGTGCTGCGTACCAGGACTTACGCTAATTTAAGCTGGCTGACGGTTTTGAATTTGTCCCGGTCGGCAAACAGCAATAATCAGCCGCTGCACCAGCTTTTAACTCCAAGGAAAGAAATCAAGAAAGTCGGCATTATTTTAATTACTTCCAACCGCGGGCTGTGCGGTGGTTTTAACGCGGCGATTATCAATAAAGTGCACGAGTCAATTAAAAAATATCAAACCATGGGCGAGCAGACGATAATAGAAGCGGAATTTATTTTAGTCGGTAAAAAGGGCGCGGCCATCAGCCGCCACGGCCAAACGATTACGGCTGATTTCCCCAAGCTTGATTTAGCCAGCGAGGTCAACGAAATCGTGCCGGTAGCCAATTTAGTTATCGGCGAATATTTAAGCGGCCAGTATGATAAAGTTATGGTGGCTTATACGGATTTTGTCAGCTCGTCAAAGCAAATTCCCAGAGTTAAGCAAATTTTGCCCATAGAAATTGATAAAATTGACGATGCTTTGGGCATAGTTGGCGAAGACACCAGGCTTGGCTTGGATAAAGAATTCGTAGAACAGAAGGAAAAGAAATATTTGCAAAGCGGACAATTTAATTATGAATATGTTTTTGAACCCAGCCCGGAAGAAGTTTTGGACCAGATGCTGCCCCGTTTGATTGAAATCCAGCTTTATCAGGCGCTCTTAGAGTCTAACGCCTCCGAACATTCGGCGCGCATGGCGGCCATGCATCAGGCCACGGACGCGGCCGGGGACATGGTGAATGAATTGACCTTATCATACAATAAAGCCAGACAAGCCAGCATTACGGCGGAAATAGCGGAAATTAGCGCGGGAGCGAATGCTTTAGCGGAATAA
- the atpA gene encoding F0F1 ATP synthase subunit alpha: MSSTKDFIVEQLKEQISGFKAGIKHETVGRVIEIGDGIARVEGISEAMMSEMLEFSPSAKATGDKKTASGSVYGMALNLEEDRVGAIILGDYLGIKEGDEVKCLNKILEVPVGNGIIGRVVNPLGAPLDGKGEIQADKFYPVEKIAPGVITRESVRQPVQTGIKAIDAIIPIGRGQRELIIGDRQIGKSAIAIDAIINQKGQNMKCIYVAIGQKESKVAGIVAKLEQAGALAYTTVVLAGASDPASLLYIAPYAGCAMAEYFLDKGEDVLIVYDDLSKHAVAYREISLLLRRPPGREAYPGDVFYLHSRLLERACKLNQEYGGGSITALPIIETQSGDMSAYIPTNVISITDGQIYLMPELFYQGSRPAIDAGLSVSRVGSSAQIKAMKKVAGKMKLEAAQFRELAAFAQFGSELDKDTKAKLERGKRLQEIFKQDQYSPVSVANQILIFFALINGLTDDVPVEKISDFEAGLYKYAASSGAKILKDISEKKDLDEKLEAEMKSLIMDYKNNLDYLIK, translated from the coding sequence ATGAGTTCTACCAAAGATTTTATCGTTGAGCAGCTTAAAGAGCAGATTTCCGGCTTTAAGGCCGGGATTAAGCATGAAACCGTCGGCCGGGTGATTGAAATCGGCGACGGCATAGCTCGCGTTGAAGGCATTTCCGAAGCCATGATGTCGGAGATGTTGGAATTTTCCCCCTCCGCTAAAGCTACGGGGGACAAAAAAACAGCCAGCGGCTCTGTCTACGGCATGGCCCTGAATTTGGAAGAAGACCGCGTGGGCGCGATTATTTTGGGCGATTATCTCGGCATTAAAGAAGGCGATGAAGTTAAATGCTTAAATAAAATTTTAGAGGTGCCGGTTGGCAATGGCATAATCGGCCGCGTAGTTAATCCTTTAGGCGCGCCGCTGGACGGCAAAGGCGAGATTCAAGCGGATAAATTTTATCCGGTGGAAAAAATCGCTCCGGGCGTAATTACCCGCGAATCGGTCAGACAGCCGGTGCAAACCGGCATTAAAGCCATTGACGCGATTATTCCGATCGGCCGCGGCCAAAGGGAGTTGATTATCGGCGACCGCCAGATCGGCAAGAGCGCTATCGCCATTGACGCCATCATCAACCAAAAAGGCCAGAATATGAAATGTATTTATGTGGCCATTGGACAGAAAGAATCTAAAGTGGCGGGCATTGTGGCTAAGCTTGAGCAAGCCGGCGCGCTAGCTTATACTACCGTGGTTTTAGCCGGCGCCAGCGACCCGGCGTCACTTTTGTATATCGCGCCTTACGCCGGCTGCGCCATGGCCGAATACTTTTTAGATAAAGGCGAGGATGTTTTAATAGTTTATGATGATTTATCAAAGCACGCGGTGGCTTATCGGGAAATTTCTCTGCTACTGCGCCGTCCGCCAGGAAGAGAAGCTTATCCGGGCGACGTTTTTTATCTGCATTCTCGGCTTTTAGAGCGCGCCTGCAAGCTAAATCAAGAATACGGCGGCGGCTCAATCACGGCTTTGCCGATTATTGAAACTCAATCCGGCGATATGTCGGCTTATATTCCGACCAACGTTATTTCCATAACCGACGGCCAAATTTATTTAATGCCCGAGCTGTTTTATCAAGGCAGCCGTCCGGCTATTGACGCCGGCCTATCGGTTTCCCGCGTCGGTTCAAGCGCCCAGATTAAAGCCATGAAGAAAGTAGCCGGAAAAATGAAATTAGAAGCCGCCCAGTTTAGAGAATTAGCCGCTTTCGCCCAATTCGGTTCGGAGCTGGATAAAGATACTAAGGCGAAGCTGGAACGCGGCAAAAGGCTGCAGGAAATATTCAAGCAAGACCAGTATTCGCCGGTCTCTGTAGCCAACCAGATTTTAATTTTTTTCGCCCTGATTAACGGCTTAACCGATGACGTGCCGGTAGAAAAAATTTCCGACTTTGAGGCCGGCTTGTATAAATACGCGGCCAGCTCTGGGGCAAAGATTTTAAAAGATATTTCTGAAAAGAAAGACTTAGATGAAAAATTAGAAGCGGAGATGAAGAGCTTAATTATGGATTATAAAAATAATTTGGATTATTTGATAAAATAA
- the atpH gene encoding ATP synthase F1 subunit delta, translating to MRIKPKQLALSLYESVDGKSPSQVKAVIAKFIELLAEKNMLAKEDKIIAQFIKIWNEKRGIIEAEAAGANKLDKANIKLLENYIIKLSGAKEVLISEKIDKNILGGVIVRYGDKIIDGSLKTQLEELKSKLVK from the coding sequence ATGAGAATAAAGCCGAAACAATTAGCTTTAAGCTTATACGAATCAGTGGACGGAAAATCGCCCAGCCAGGTTAAGGCGGTTATTGCCAAATTCATTGAACTTTTAGCCGAGAAAAATATGCTGGCTAAAGAGGATAAGATTATAGCCCAGTTTATAAAAATTTGGAATGAAAAACGCGGCATCATAGAAGCCGAAGCCGCGGGCGCCAATAAGCTGGACAAAGCGAATATTAAATTATTAGAAAATTATATCATTAAACTTTCCGGCGCCAAGGAAGTTTTAATAAGCGAAAAAATTGATAAGAATATTTTAGGCGGAGTGATAGTGAGATATGGCGATAAGATAATTGACGGGAGCCTGAAAACGCAGTTAGAGGAATTAAAAAGTAAATTAGTTAAATAA